The nucleotide sequence CTAACATCTGCGTTCAGGTCTCATCTCTCTGGGCACCAAGTTCTACCCTTCTGCTGCCGATACTCTCGCTGCAATGCTGGCAGAAGTAAAACTGCTCACATTGCGTGCTGGAGTCATGAAGATGTCAGCCAGTCCATTGAGAAAGTCAACCAAGGGATATACATTATTTCAAGAGTCTTGCATTACACATGACTTTTTCTGCCTCTGGAAGATGCCAAGCTGCCGAACATTTGTAAAGTAGGAAATGTGTTCTGTGGGCATCCTTGTGTTAATCCTGCTACAGTAGTAATTGGAACACTCTGGGTATCCTAGGACTGAGGCTATTTTTTCACACTTCTTTTTGCACTATTTGGGTTTTTAGTGCAGAATTTCATTTTTACTCACATTTTTAGCACTAGGGACATTGGCattccattagcttactgcatcccatgTTGGATTTTTTCACTTGCGAGTAAAAGAAAATCCATGTTAAAAAATCAACATGGGTTTTAATTCTGGTTTTATTCCATTGGCCCAGCAAAGCTTTTCACACGATCCTGCATGGGAtattcataaataaactgagcagtctGAGGGCTGGTTCCAAGATGGCAGACTGACTCAGAAACTAGTTGAGTGATTTTGCTTGTTCAAACTACGAGTAAAGTAATCTGCTCAGTGTTTGCTGGTGCTGCTACTTTGGAGAGTGTGAAAGCAGAATAATAAATCTGTTACCTCCCTGTGACTTACAAACACAAGGAAAACTCTCCCCCTGCCCTGCTGAGCCCCAGCGCTGGGAGGTCTCCTGATGGAGGTGCTGAGTGTGGaagggtttgtgtttcaggtcccagtaacCTTTGAGGGCATCGCCATCTATTTCTCCAaggaggagtgggaggatttAGAGGAAGGGCAGAAGCAGCTTTACAAAGAGGTGATGAAAGAGAATTATCGAATACTGATCTCACTGGGTAAGGGTCTCCAATAATACACTCCTGTGTAAATCCTTAATTAGGTTTGCTGTGTCTTTCTCTGACTGACTTCCTGCTCGCCGCTGTTTCGTCTCTGCATTTTCTCATTGTTCTCCAGTATTTCTTGGAAATCTCTTATTTCCTCTAACACACCTGTCTGTGGACTCTGCAGTTTCATATTTCCTCCCTCTGCCATTGTACGTCTGTACCGTGATGGCTGAGCTCATGAGAAACTCCTTATCTGTTCTCAGTGTTATGCTTCCTTTCCTGTTACAGTACACAGCACCTTCACCAATATGTCTTCTTCAGAAAATAACATTAATATTGCGTGCTAAGTACTGAGGGACTGTGATAAACCTAATGCCATGTTCTTATCCCAGGAACAGGCTCGCTGCCCATCACCCCCGATATTATATCCCACATTGAACGAGGGGAGGAGCTGTGCCTCAGGGATGagctgggatcagaggaaagagaaactgggagaagcagctgctcaggtgagtgcaggAATAAGAGGGACCGGGGTAAAACTGCTGAGATGAGGAGAGGAAGGAGCAGCTGGGAACTGCAGAGACCCCTTCACCAGCTCCTCTGGAGAGCTCTTTAATCATTCACTGGGTTTCTCTTTCTAAACTCTGACATCCAAAGCTCTAATACCAGAGCCCCTGGTTTCCTGTAGCAGATTTTTTAAGATTCTGCAACAAGTGAGCAAATGCAGCAGTAATTATATGGCAAATTTACATAAttttacagaaagaaaaacatATCTCACCATGCAAAATAAATAGTTTTTTATTAAAAAACTTTCATGTTGTTATcaaacaattttcaaactataagaacataaaatatgccatactgggtcagatcaaaggtccagcaagcccagggtcctgtttccaacagtggctattccaagtcacaagtacctgcatgaactcaaacattaaatagatcccagggAACTAaggctggtaacaagcagtggctattctttactgattaacagcagtttatagacttctcctccagaaacttaaccaaaccttttttaaacccagctactctaactgccttaactacatcctttggcaataaattccagagtttaattgggtgttgagtgaaagagaattttctctgatttgttttaaatgtgctacttgttaacttcatggagtgccccctagattttctgttatctgaaagagtaaataaccgattcacatttacctactcaagtcctttcatgattttgtagacctctatcatatcccccccagatatctcttctccaagctaaacagccctaatctctttaggctttcctcacaggggaggtGTTCTATAACTCTTATCATTTGGTTATCCTTctttgcattttctccagtgcaactatatcttttttgagatgtgaagAACAGAATagcacacaatattcaaaatgcagtctcaccatggagcaatacatggAGCATTAatacatccactgttttatttgccattcccttcgtaataattcctaacattgtgtttgcttttttaaccgccacagt is from Rhinatrema bivittatum chromosome 2, aRhiBiv1.1, whole genome shotgun sequence and encodes:
- the LOC115085974 gene encoding protein ZNF783-like isoform X2, which codes for MPAGVSALVPVTFEGIAIYFSKEEWEDLEEGQKQLYKEVMKENYRILISLGTGSLPITPDIISHIERGEELCLRDELGSEERETGRSSCSGSTGLQNHRSLGY